DNA from Kitasatospora acidiphila:
TCGTCTCGCTGCTGGAGGGGTTGGCCGATCCGCGCGCCTGGCAGCGCGAGGAGTTCGGGCTGCTGCCGTCGGTGGTCGGCGCGGGCGCCCTGCTCGCCACCACCGCGCCGGTTGCCGGGCCGCCCGCCGAGCGTGACACCTCCGACGCCTGGGAGGCGTACTGGGCCGGCATCGAGCGGACCGGGCGCGGCGGCGACGTGCTGTGGGATGCGGACGATCCCGAGGAGCTGGCCTGGTGCGCCGCGGTGGCGGAGCGCTACTTCCGGCCGGGCCTGCCGGTCATCGACCTGGGCTGCGGCAACGGCCGGTACAGCCGGGCCCTCGCCGAGAGCTACCCGCGGGTGGTCGGCGTGGACGTGTCGCGCAGCGCGATCGAGCACGCGATCGCCGAGGGCGCCGGCCTGGACAACGTCTCCTACCACGCCCTCGACATGACGGACCGCCGGCAGGCGGCGGACCTGGGTTCCGGGCCGTACAACATCTTCGTGCGCGGTGTCCTCCACATCCTGGACGACGCCGGACGGGCGGCCCTGGCCGAGGTGGTCGAGGAACTGCTCGGGCCGGACGGGGTGCTGATCGTGCACGAGCCCGACTACTCGGCCGGCTCCTTCGGTTACGTCGGCTTCGTCGGCGGCAGCAAGGGCCGGGCGGCCGACCTGGTCGGTCCGCTGGAGGCGGCCGGCGTGCGGCACTCCGCCACGTTCGCCTCGGCGGAGCTGCGCCGGTTCTTCCCCGGCGACCGCTGGGAGGTGCTGGCCGACGAGGAGGTCACGCTGCACGCCATCGACCCGCGGACCGACGCCGGAGCGCTGCGGCTGCCCGGCCACTTCGCGGTCCTGCGGCGGACCCGCGGCAAATGAGCGGATCCCCGGCCAGTGAGAAGGCGCCGGCAGGTGAGAAGGCGCCGGCAAGTGAGAAGCCCCCGGCTGAGGAGGGAGGTTCGATGGGCGGCCTGGTCCTGAGCGGCCCGACGTCGCTGCTGCTCGACCGGATCGAGGGCGCTCACGCACTGAGCGCCACCGAGCTCGACCGCGCCGCCGCGATCCGGGACGAGGCGGACCGGGCCGATTTCGTGGCCGCGCACGCGCTGGTCCGGGTCTGCGCCGGGCGGCTCCTCGGGGTGCCGCCGGGTGCGCTGACCCTGGTGCAGCACTGCGGCTCGTGCACCCGCCCGCACGGCGTCCCGTCGCTGCTGGAGGCGCCGTCGCTGACGGTCAGCCTGTCGCACACCCGGGGGCTGGTGGCGGCGGCCGCGAGCGCCGGTCCGATCGGCGTGGACGTCGAGGCGATGGGCGACCAGCCGCTGGACTGGCGGGTCGTCGAACTAGCCGCCTCGGCGGCGGAGTTCGCCGCGCTGCGGCGGGCCGAGCGGCCGCAGCGCTCGTTCCTCCGGCAGTGGGTGCGCAAGGAGGCGCTGGTGAAGGTCGGGGTCACCACCCTGGACGAGATGGCCTCGGTCGACCTCCCGATCGCGGACCGCTCGCCGATCGACTGGCACGGCTGGCGGCTGGCGCACTGGTACGACCCCGACGGCCGGGCCATCGGCTGCGTCGCGTCCCGGCACCCGGCGACCGTCGAACTGCTCGGCTGAACGGCTGAACGGCCCGGGGGACGGGGCGCTGCGTCCGGTTCGGCGCAGCGCCGCGTGCCCCGAGCTGCCGCGACCTAGGATGACCAGACATGCAGAGCCTTGACACCGCCACAGCCCGGCGGCTCCGTGCCGGTGCCCAGGGCATCGGCGGCGGCGTGCGCGCCGCCTCCGCCGCCGCCGCCCTCGACCGCGCCTTCGCCGTGCAGGCCCAGGACCAGTCGGCCGCCGCGCTCGGGCTCCGGGTCCGTGCCACCGGCCTGACGGCGGCCGACGTGGTGCACGCGCTGGAGACGGACCGCAGCATGGTGCGCGGTTGGTTCATGCGCGGCACGCTGTACCTGGTGCCGGCCGCCGACCTGCGCTGGTTGACCGGCCTGCTCGGTCCGGTCTTCCTCAAACTCAGCGCCCGCCGCTACCGGGAGCTGGGTCTGGACGCGGCCGCCCTGGCCCGCGCCGAGCAGGTGGTCACGAGTGCGCTGGCTGCCGAAGGCCCGCTCACCCGCGCCGAGTTGGCCGAGCGGCTGGCGGGGGCCGGTCTGGATCCGAGCGGCCAGGTCCCGTTCCACGTGCTGCGGCGCAGTGCGCTGCTCGGCCAGATCTGCCACGGGCCGACCCGGGACAAGGAGCCCTGCTTCGTGCTGCTCGACGACTGGCTGCCGCCCGGGCGCACCCTCGATCAGGCCGACGCCGCCGCCGAGTTGGCCCGGCGCTACCTGTCCGCCCACGGCCCCGCCGCGCTGGAGGACTTCGCCACCTGGTCCGGGCTTCCGGTCACGGTGGCGCGCGGGGCCTGGCGGGCCCTGATCGAGGGCGGCGAGGCCGTCGAGTACGAGGTGGCCGGACAGCCCTGCCTGCTGCCCGCCGACCGGCCGCCGGTCGCTGCTCCCGGCGAGCCGGATGTCCGGCTGCTGCCCGCCTACGACAACTACCTGGTGGGCTACCGCACCCGCGCCCTCTCGGTGGCCGCCTCCGACGAGCGCCAGGTCTGGCCCGGCGGCGGCCAGATCCGGGCCACGGTGACGGCCGACGGGCTGGCCTGCGCCACCTGGAGCCGGAAGACGGGCGGTCGGACGGTGGCCGTGGCGGCGTTCCAAGAGCTCTCCCCCGAGGTCAGGGCGGGGATCGCCGCCGAGGAGGCCGACGTCATGAGGTTCCTGGGTTCGAACACGTAACCGGTCCCTAACCGAGCCGTCATTGGCTTCTGGACGACGACGCTGCTGCGCCACGGCCCCGGCCTGGCGCCGGCCCGGACGACCGAGGAGCGATCACAGATGACCCAGCTCGAGGAACTCGGCTCCCGACTCTCCCCGCAGCGCCGGGCGCTGCTCGGTGAACTCGCCCGCAGGCGGGCCGCACCGGTGCGGATCCCGCGCCGTGACGGCGGCGGACCGCTGCGGGCCTCCTTCGCCCAGGCCCGGCTGTGGCTGGTGGACCAGCTGGAACAGGGCGCCTCGGCCTACCAGGTGCCGCTGCCGGTGCGGTTGCGCGGTGTGCTCGACATCGATGCGCTGGCCGGCTCCCTCACCGACCTGATCGGCCGGCACGAAGCGCTGCGCACCGCCTTCCGGGAGGACGACGCCGACGGGCTGCTGCAGGTGGTCCGGCCGCCGCAGCCGATCACGCTGCCGGTCACCGACCTGGCCGGCCTGTCCGAGCCGCAGCAGCAGGCCGCCGTCCGGGAGCACCTGGCCGAGGACCAGGCCGCGCCCTTCGACCTGGCCGAGGGCCGGCTGCTGCGGGCGCGGCTGCTCCGGCTCGCCCCGGACCACCACGTGCTGCTGGCCGGTGCCCACCACATCGGC
Protein-coding regions in this window:
- a CDS encoding winged helix DNA-binding domain-containing protein, giving the protein MQSLDTATARRLRAGAQGIGGGVRAASAAAALDRAFAVQAQDQSAAALGLRVRATGLTAADVVHALETDRSMVRGWFMRGTLYLVPAADLRWLTGLLGPVFLKLSARRYRELGLDAAALARAEQVVTSALAAEGPLTRAELAERLAGAGLDPSGQVPFHVLRRSALLGQICHGPTRDKEPCFVLLDDWLPPGRTLDQADAAAELARRYLSAHGPAALEDFATWSGLPVTVARGAWRALIEGGEAVEYEVAGQPCLLPADRPPVAAPGEPDVRLLPAYDNYLVGYRTRALSVAASDERQVWPGGGQIRATVTADGLACATWSRKTGGRTVAVAAFQELSPEVRAGIAAEEADVMRFLGSNT
- a CDS encoding 4'-phosphopantetheinyl transferase family protein, which gives rise to MGGLVLSGPTSLLLDRIEGAHALSATELDRAAAIRDEADRADFVAAHALVRVCAGRLLGVPPGALTLVQHCGSCTRPHGVPSLLEAPSLTVSLSHTRGLVAAAASAGPIGVDVEAMGDQPLDWRVVELAASAAEFAALRRAERPQRSFLRQWVRKEALVKVGVTTLDEMASVDLPIADRSPIDWHGWRLAHWYDPDGRAIGCVASRHPATVELLG